In Populus trichocarpa isolate Nisqually-1 chromosome 7, P.trichocarpa_v4.1, whole genome shotgun sequence, the following proteins share a genomic window:
- the LOC7465566 gene encoding probable cytosolic oligopeptidase A, producing IPSSHFAPKHFLKSRPCSLCFSSFSLGLQTLHKSTRTPLSISTCYSSSSVSTPPTISMATVVDESNPLLQDFEFPPFDVVEHKHVRPGIRALLKNLESDLEELERTVEPSWPKLVEPLEKITDQLAIVWGMINHLKAVKDSPELRAAIEEVQPEKVKFELRLGQSKPIYDAFKAIQESPQWTSLSDAQKRIVESQIKEAVLNGVALDDDKREQFNKIEQELTRLSQKFGENVLDATKKFEKLITDKKHIEGLPATSLGLAAQTAVSKGHADATAENGPWIITLDTPSFMSVMQHAKNRGLREEIYRAHVTRASSGDLNNTAIIDEILKLRLEKAKLLNYNNFAEVSMATKMATVEKAEELLEELRIASWDAAAQDMEDLKIFSKNQGAMEANDLTHWDTSFWAERLRESKYDINEEELRPFFSLPKVMDGLFNLAKTLFGIDIEPADGLAPVWNNDVKFYCVKDSLGNPIAYFYFDPYSRPSEKQGGAWMDEVVSRSRVLSRNGTAPRLPIAHMVCNQTPPVGTKPSLMTFREVETVFHEFGHALQHMLTKQDEGLVAGIRGIEWDAVELPSQFMENWCYHRETLMGIAKHYETGESLPEEVYLKLLAARTFRAGSLSLRQLRFASLDLELHTKYIPGASESIYEVDRRVSKRTQVIPPLPEDRFLCSFSHIFAGGYAAGYYSYKWAEVLSADAFSAFEDAGLDNDKAVKETGHKFRETILALGGGKAPLAVFVEFRGREPSPEALLRHNGLLSATASAL from the exons ATCCCTTCTTCCCATTTTGCCCCCAAACATTTTCTCAAATCTCGTCCTtgctctctttgtttttcttctttctccttgGGTCTCCAAACTCTTCACAAATCAACGCGAAcccctctctctatctctacTTGCTACTCTTCTTCTTCGGTCTCTACTCCTCCTACAATTTCAATGGCTACTGTCGTTGATGAATCCAATCCTTTATTGCAAGACTTTGAATTTCCTCCTTTTGATGTTGTTGAACATAAACATGTTCGACCTGGGATTCGTGCTCTCCTAAAGAACCtt GAGAGTGATTTGGAGGAATTGGAGAGAACAGTGGAGCCATCATGGCCAAAATTGGTGGAGCCATTGGAGAAGATAACAGATCAGTTGGCTATTGTTTGGGGTATGATCAATCATCTTAAGGCTGTTAAAGACTCACCTGAACTCCGTGCTGCAATTGAAGAAGTTCAG CCCGAAAAAGTTAAGTTTGAGCTTAGGTTGGGACAAAGTAAACCGATATATGATGCATTTAAGGCCATCCAAGAATCTCCTCAATGGACATCGCTAAGTGATGCTCAGAAACGTATAGTGGAAT CCCAAATAAAGGAAGCGGTTCTTAATGGTGTTGCTCTTGATGATGATAAAAGAGAGCAGTTTAACAAAATTGAACAG GAACTGACAAGATTATCACAAAAATTTGGGGAAAATGTACTGGATGCCACAAAGAAGTTCGAAAAACTCATAACAGATAAGAAACATATTGAAGGATTGCCAGCTACATCACTTGGTTTGGCTGCGCAGACTGCAGTATCTAAG GGTCATGCAGACGCAACTGCTGAGAATGGGCCGTGGATAATTACATTGGATACCCCAAGTTTTATGTCTGTCATGCAACATGCCAAAAACCGTGGTTTACGTGAAGAAATATACCGTGCTCATGTAACTCGAGCTTCGAGTGGTGATCTGAATAATACagcaattattgatgaaatattgAAGCTTAGGCTGGAAAAGGCAAAACTTCTTAATTACAACAACTTTGCTGAG GTAAGCATGGCAACCAAAATGGCTACTGTTGAGAAAGCAGAAGAGCTATTAGAAGAGCTGCGCATAGCTTCCTGGGATGCTGCTGCTCAAG ATATGGAAGATCTTAAAATTTTCTCCAAAAATCAAGGTGCAATGGAAGCAAATGATTTGACTCACTGGGATACCAGCTTCTGGGCTGAGAGGCTTCGTGAGTCAAAATATGATATCAATGAG GAAGAACTACGTCCATTTTTCTCATTGCCAAAGGTTATGGATGGCCTTTTCAATCTTGCGAAGACACTTTTTGGAATTGATATTGAACCAGCTGATGGTCTTGCTCCA GTTTGGAATAATGATGTTAAATTCTACTGTGTCAAAGATTCCTTGGGCAATCCAATTGCATACTTCTACTTTGATCCATATTCACGTCCATCTGAGAAACAGGGTGGTGCATGGATGGATGAGGTAGTTTCTCGAAGTCGTGTTTTGTCACGCAATGGTACGGCTCCAAGGTTGCCTATTGCCCACATGGTGTGCAATCAAACACCGCCTGTTGGGACCAAACCAAGCCTGATGACATTTCGGGAG GTTGAGACTGTATTCCATGAATTTGGTCATGCCCTCCAGCATATGCTAACCAAGCAGGATGAGGGTCTTGTCGCTGGCATCCGGGGTATAGAGTGGGATGCTGTTGAATTACCCTCCCAGTTCATGGAAAATTGGTGTTATCACAG GGAAACTTTGATGGGCATTGCAAAGCACTATGAAACTGGGGAAAGTCTTCCAGAAGAAGTGTATTTGAAGCTTCTTGCTGCAAGGACTTTCCGAGCAGGCTCCCTTAGTCTTCGTCAG CTAAGATTTGCAAGTTTAGATTTGGAGTTACACACGAAGTATATACCAGGTGCGTCGGAGTCTATCTATGAAGTTGACCGGAGGGTTTCTAAAAGGACACAAGTGATCCCTCCTTTGCCAGAAGATAGATTCCTCTGCAGTTTCAGTCATATTTTTGCAG GTGGTTATGCAGCTGGATACTACAGCTACAAG TGGGCTGAGGTATTATCTGCAGATGCTTTTTCAGCCTTTGAGGATGCTGGATTGGATAACGACAAG GCTGTTAAAGAAACAGGGCACAAGTTCCGGGAAACCATTCTTGCTCTTGGAGGTGGAAAAGCACCACTAGCG GTTTTTGTCGAGTTCCGAGGGCGTGAACCTTCTCCAGAGGCACTGCTCAGGCACAATGGCTTGTTATCAGCGACAGCTTCAGCATTGTAG
- the LOC7465565 gene encoding nodulation receptor kinase produces MMGRMHVWMLTASVGSFIVSLIHVIHLTCAEKGFVSIACCAESSTFTDNTTISWISDEGWFPIENTGCENITRQAENDANYDRVRIFYIEPGRRICYNFSTTKNQNYLIRATFLFDDSLGASFDVSIGFTPTSNVKLSKDLEVERVFTATHHDVDFCLMNHYGYPYISKLELRPLGDLKYLQGKASGVLKLVSRVDAGNTGNSIRYPDDSFDRIWRRPDPKTVSLSEPTNSTTYIHDVKKTVPAKVLQTALTHTDRLEFLHNELDTQDSNYTVFLYFFELNQSIKTGQRVFDIYINNEIKLGKFDIWAYGSAYREAALSVTASRSLNLTLVKVENASDLGPILNAYEILQWIQGTNQQDVEVIMKVRNELMLNNKENELLQSWSGDPCFPPWKGLKCQNISGSLPVITGLNISSSQFQGPIPASITELSYLKELNLSYNGFTGKIPEFPKSSVLTSVDLSFNDLSGSVPDSLASLTNLKTLYFGCNPLSSTELPSNSSRLITDSGKCSRQRSTKKTLGIVIGAITGGSFLFTLAVGMFCSCFCRNKSRTRRNFDRKSNPMTKNAVFSVASTVSKSINIQSFPLDYLENVTHKYKTLIGEGGFGSVYRGTLPDGQEVAVKVRSSTSTQGTREFDNELTLLSALRHENLVPLLGYCCENDQQILVYPFMSNGSLQDRLYGEAAKRKTLDWPTRLSIALGAARGLTYLHTFSGRCIIHRDVKSSNILLDHSMNAKVTDFGFSKYAPQEGDSGASLEVRGTAGYLDPEYYSTQHLSAKSDVFSFGVVLLEIVSGREPLNIHRPRNEWSLVEWAKPYIRESRIDEIVDPGIKGGYHAEAMWRVVEVALVCIEPFSAYRPCMTDIVRELEDALIIENNASEYMKSIDSLGGYSLGGSNRFGSNRFSISTDKKIALSPPVPTPPDPSPINTQALAPLEPR; encoded by the exons ATGATGGGAAGAATGCATGTTTGGATGTTAACAGCAAGTGTTGGCTCTTTTATTGTATCCCTCATCCATGTTATCCATTTAACCTGTGCAGAAAAAG GTTTTGTCAGCATAGCATGCTGTGCTGAATCATCAACTTTTACAGATAATACCACTATTAGCTGGATATCAGATGAGGGATGGTTCCCTATTGAGAATACAGGTTGCGAAAACATAACCAGACAAGCAGAAAATGATGCAAACTATGATAGAGTTCGAATTTTCTACATTGAACCAGGGAGGAGAATATGTTACAATTTTTCAACTACTAAGAATCAAAACTATCTGATAAGGGCTACATTTCTCTTTGATGATTCTTTGGGTGCTTCTTTCGATGTTTCGATTGGTTTCACACCAACAAGTAATGTGAAATTGTCCAAGGATTTGGAGGTTGAGAGAGTTTTTACAGCTACTCATCACGATGTAGACTTTTGCTTAATGAATCATTATGGATATCCATACATTTCAAAGCTTGAACTGAGGCCCTTGGGGGATTTGAAGTATTTACAGGGAAAAGCTTCTGGTGTTTTGAAATTGGTTAGCAGAGTTGACGCAGGAAACACCGGAAATAGCATCAG GTACCCAGATGACTCATTTGACAGAATCTGGAGAAGACCTGACCCCAAAACGGTTTCCTTATCGGAACCGACTAATTCCACCACTTACATCCATGATGTTAAGAAAACAGTGCCAGCCAAAGTTCTCCAAACAGCACTAACCCACACAGACAGACTGGAGTTCCTGCACAATGAACTTGACACACAGGATTCCAATTACACTGTGTTCCTCTACTTTTTTGAGCTCAATCAATCTATAAAAACTGGCCAAAGGGTATTTGACATTTAcattaataatgaaataaagcTGGGGAAATTTGACATTTGGGCTTATGGGTCAGCCTATAGGGAAGCTGCTCTAAGTGTCACAGCAAGCAGGTCTCTAAACTTGACCTTAGTCAAGGTTGAAAATGCATCTGACCTCGGACCTATTTTAAATGCCTACGAGATCTTGCAATGGATTCAAGGAACTAACCAGCAAGATG TGGAAGTGATCATGAAGGTGAGAAATGAACTGATGCTGAATAACAAGGAGAATGAACTGCTGCAGAGTTGGTCAGGAGATCCATGCTTTCCTCCATGGAAAGGTCTGAAATGCCAGAACATCAGTGGGTCCTTACCTGTAATCACAGGACT gAATATTTCTTCAAGTCAATTTCAAGGACCAATTCCAGCCAGTATTACTGAGCTGAGCTACCTAAAGGAATT GAACCTTAGCTACAATGGCTTCACTGGCAAGATCCCAGAGTTCCCGAAATCCTCAGTGTTGACATCAGT GGATCTGAGCTTCAATGATCTTTCTGGATCTGTTCCAGATTCTCTTGCCTCCCTtacaaatttgaaaacatt ATATTTCGGATGCAATCCTCTCTCCAGCACAGAACTTCCTTCCAACAGTTCAAGACTCATTACAGA CTCTGGGAAATGTAGTAGACAGCGATctactaaaaaaacactagGAATTGTCATTGGAGCCATTACAGGTGGATCATTTCTGTTCACCTTAGCAGTCGGAATGTTTTGCAGTTGCTTCTGCAGAAACAAGTCAAGGACACGACGAAATTTCGATAGGAAATCAAACCCAATGACAAAGA ATGCTGTTTTCTCCGTAGCTAGCACTGTGTCAAAGTCGATAAACATTCAATCCTTTCCACTAGATTACTTAGAGAATGTGACCCACAAGTACAAAACCTTAATAGGTGAAGGTGGGTTTGGATCCGTATACCGTGGCACTCTACCAGATGGTCAGGAAGTGGCAGTTAAGGTCCGGTCATCTACTTCAACTCAGGGGACTCGGGAATTCGATAATGAG CTAACCCTTCTATCAGCTCTTCGGCATGAGAACCTGGTGCCTCTTCTTGGTTATTGTTGTGAAAATGATCAACAAATTCTCGTTTATCCATTTATGTCCAATGGCTCTCTACAAGATCGCCTCTATG GAGAAGCAGCAAAGAGAAAAACTCTTGACTGGCCAACCAGACTTTCTATTGCTCTTGGTGCTGCTCGAG GTTTGACATATCTTCACACATTTTCTGGCCGTTGCATTATACATAGAGATGTCAAGTCAAGCAACATCCTTCTGGATCATAGCATGAATGCTAAGGTGACAGACTTCGGCTTCTCAAAGTATGCTCCTCAAGAAGGAGACAGTGGTGCTTCACTGGAAGTAAGAGGCACAGCTGGGTACTTGGATCCAGA GTACTACTCGACACAACATCTTTCTGCAAAAAGTGATGTCTTTAGCTTTGGGGTGGTTCTACTTGAAATCGTAAGTGGTCGGGAGCCTCTCAACATACACAGGCCACGAAATGAGTGGAGCTTAGTTGAATGG GCAAAGCCATATATAAGGGAGTCAAGGATTGATGAAATTGTGGATCCTGGCATAAAGGGTGGGTACCATGCAGAGGCAATGTGGAGAGTGGTAGAGGTAGCACTAGTATGCATTGAGCCCTTCTCTGCTTATCGACCATGCATGACTGACATTGTTCGGGAGCTAGAGGATGCTTTGATCATAGAAAACAACGCATCTGAATATATGAAGTCCATAGACAGTTTGGGAGGATACAGCTTGGGAGGGTCCAATCGCTTTGGTTCCAATCGCTTCTCAATTTCCACAGACAAGAAGATCGCTTTATCACCACCGGTTCCAACGCCACCAGACCCATCACCAATCAACACACAAGCCTTGGCTCCTCTAGAGCCGAGATAG